The following are encoded in a window of Anaerolineae bacterium genomic DNA:
- the glgP gene encoding alpha-glucan family phosphorylase — protein MIRPVATVEVTPKLPEKLQGLLELAYNLRWSWDHDTINLFRRLDRELWEQTEHNPVRMLGTIQQSKLEAAAEDDAFLAHLSRVWDDFEHYMTTKNTWYRKRFGDFDKPYIAYFSTEFGLTECVRNYSGGLGVLSGDHLKSSSDLDVPLVGVGLLYQEGYFQQYLSADGYQQEAYPINDFSNLPVRRVLDKNGQPLKISVPMPGRQMYAQIWKVQVGRIQLYLLDSNLTENIEEDRDLTDRLYGGDRRTRIRQEILMGIGGLRALDALGLRPLVCHMNEGHSAFLSLERILQMIKERGLSFEEALYITNAGNIFTTHTPVSAGLERFGFDLIDEHFTPLFRELGLSREQFIDLGRENMGGYELFSMPVLALRTSAAANAVSRLHGEVSRKMWQWMFPRLPEAEVPIGAITNGVHVKTWVSQEMAVLLDRYLGPAWRENPDDPDVWKNIDLIPDAELWRSHERRRERLVAFARKRLRQQLIRRGVSQAEIIAAGQALNPDALTIGFARRFATYKRATLLFRDIDRLIHILNDPERPVQVIFAGKAHPHDIAGKELIKTIITMARRPELRNKIVFLENYDITIARYLIQGVDLWLNTPRRPKEASGTSGMKVIYNGGLNASILDGWWAEGYDLSLGWAIGSGEEYAEAEWEMQDQIESQALYNLLEQDVIPTFYTRGHDGLPTAWIAKMKASMRQLSPIFNTHRMLREYTEKYYVPARDRYLRLTESDLTNGRDYLRWWQRIKSNWDRVAIKRVEIPTDELKVSEEVTVRAWVDLANLTPGDVSVQLYAGRLDTEGFIQNGQSVEMQVADRRDDGTYEYVVTTHYTESGARGISVRVMPHHEYLDGIYQTGMVHWAVE, from the coding sequence ATGATTCGACCTGTGGCGACCGTGGAAGTTACCCCCAAGCTCCCGGAGAAGTTGCAGGGTCTGCTTGAACTGGCCTACAACCTGCGCTGGAGCTGGGACCACGACACGATCAACCTATTCCGCCGGCTTGACCGCGAACTCTGGGAGCAAACGGAGCATAATCCCGTCCGAATGCTTGGCACCATCCAGCAGAGCAAACTGGAAGCCGCCGCGGAAGATGACGCCTTCCTGGCTCATCTCAGCCGGGTTTGGGATGATTTTGAGCATTACATGACCACGAAGAACACGTGGTATCGCAAGCGTTTTGGCGACTTTGACAAGCCATACATCGCCTACTTCTCCACCGAATTTGGCCTGACCGAGTGCGTCCGCAACTATTCTGGCGGCCTGGGCGTCCTCAGCGGCGATCATCTCAAGAGTTCCAGCGACCTGGATGTCCCCCTGGTTGGTGTGGGTCTGCTGTATCAGGAAGGTTATTTTCAGCAGTATCTGAGCGCGGACGGCTACCAGCAGGAAGCTTACCCGATCAACGACTTCAGCAACCTGCCGGTGCGTCGTGTGCTGGACAAAAACGGTCAGCCGCTCAAAATCAGCGTGCCCATGCCGGGCCGCCAGATGTACGCCCAGATCTGGAAGGTGCAGGTAGGTCGCATTCAGCTCTATCTGCTCGATTCCAACCTGACGGAAAACATTGAGGAAGACCGCGATCTGACCGATCGCCTCTATGGTGGCGACCGGCGCACCCGCATTCGCCAGGAAATCCTGATGGGCATCGGCGGTTTACGCGCATTGGATGCGCTGGGCCTGCGCCCGCTGGTCTGCCACATGAACGAGGGGCATTCCGCCTTTCTCTCCTTGGAACGCATCCTGCAGATGATCAAGGAGCGCGGCCTGTCCTTTGAGGAAGCGCTGTATATCACCAATGCGGGCAACATCTTCACCACCCACACCCCTGTCTCTGCAGGGTTGGAACGCTTCGGCTTTGACCTGATCGACGAGCATTTCACGCCCCTGTTCCGCGAACTGGGGCTGAGCCGCGAGCAGTTCATCGATCTGGGGCGGGAGAACATGGGCGGTTATGAGTTGTTCTCAATGCCGGTACTCGCCCTCAGGACATCAGCGGCGGCTAACGCCGTCTCCCGTCTGCACGGTGAGGTTAGCCGCAAGATGTGGCAATGGATGTTCCCACGCCTGCCCGAAGCGGAAGTGCCCATTGGCGCCATCACCAATGGCGTCCATGTCAAGACCTGGGTCAGCCAGGAGATGGCCGTGCTGCTGGACCGTTACCTCGGCCCGGCCTGGCGGGAAAACCCCGATGATCCTGACGTGTGGAAGAACATCGATCTGATCCCGGATGCCGAGTTGTGGCGCAGCCACGAGCGCCGCCGCGAGCGCCTGGTGGCCTTCGCCCGCAAGCGTCTGCGTCAACAACTGATCCGGCGCGGTGTTTCCCAGGCGGAGATCATAGCCGCCGGGCAGGCCCTTAACCCGGACGCGCTGACGATCGGCTTTGCCAGGCGCTTCGCCACCTATAAGCGGGCTACCCTGCTCTTCCGTGATATTGACCGCCTGATCCACATCCTCAACGATCCGGAGCGCCCGGTGCAGGTGATCTTTGCCGGCAAGGCGCATCCGCACGATATCGCCGGTAAAGAACTGATCAAGACTATCATCACCATGGCCCGTCGGCCAGAACTGCGCAACAAGATCGTCTTCCTGGAAAACTACGACATCACCATCGCCCGCTATCTTATCCAGGGTGTCGACCTGTGGCTGAACACCCCGCGCCGTCCAAAGGAAGCCAGCGGGACTTCTGGCATGAAAGTGATCTACAATGGCGGCCTTAACGCCAGCATCCTGGACGGCTGGTGGGCGGAAGGGTATGACCTCTCGCTGGGCTGGGCCATCGGCAGCGGCGAGGAATACGCCGAAGCTGAATGGGAGATGCAGGATCAGATCGAAAGCCAGGCGTTGTATAACCTGCTGGAACAGGATGTCATCCCTACTTTCTATACCCGCGGCCATGATGGCCTGCCAACTGCCTGGATCGCTAAGATGAAGGCCTCCATGCGCCAGCTCAGCCCGATCTTCAATACCCATCGGATGCTGCGGGAGTACACCGAGAAATACTACGTCCCGGCTCGCGACCGCTACTTGCGCCTGACCGAAAGCGATCTGACCAACGGGCGCGACTACCTCCGCTGGTGGCAACGCATCAAGAGCAACTGGGATCGTGTCGCCATCAAGCGCGTGGAAATCCCCACCGACGAACTGAAAGTCAGCGAGGAAGTCACCGTTCGGGCCTGGGTGGACCTGGCTAACCTGACGCCGGGAGATGTCAGTGTCCAGCTCTACGCCGGGCGGCTGGATACCGAGGGCTTCATTCAGAACGGACAATCGGTTGAAATGCAGGTTGCCGACCGTCGTGATGACGGCACTTATGAATACGTGGTGACCACCCACTACACCGAAAGCGGGGCGCGCGGCATCTCCGTGCGGGTGATGCCCCACCACGAATACCTGGATGGTATCTACCAGACCGGCATGGTGCACTGGGCGGTCGAGTAA
- a CDS encoding ABC transporter permease, which yields MRHLWEVFQFEFVHQFRRRAYLFTTFILPVLVVVGLLGVQAFLNYQASRERESGGEAQTEETFTGKLGYVDHSGLFESPGLFGSMLIRYPDEDSALDAMRAGEVDSVYVIAADYLDTGNVTRYIRSVSINSMQGDSFFQAFLMDRLLQGVDRDLALRLRSDIVIVEHQVAASGEAAVARSEDSSFVLVYVFALLLAIAIFFSGGYLMSSVIYEKESRMMEIILSSVRPLPLLAGKVLASGLLGLIQIVVWGIVAVYGLRQLGAIIPSLSDLAVAPEMLVWVLLYFIGGFLLFAGAYAAVGAIAPSMREGPQMAVVFTLPAMLPYYFLAIFAETPNAVLPVVLSLFPVTAPVGMVMRLMVTTVPLWQLLLGLALLLLAGFGAIWLAGRLFRVQVLLSGHLPRWRDIPQLVRER from the coding sequence ATGCGCCACTTGTGGGAAGTCTTCCAGTTTGAGTTTGTGCATCAGTTCCGGCGGCGGGCTTACCTGTTCACGACGTTTATCTTGCCGGTGCTGGTGGTGGTGGGGTTGCTGGGTGTACAGGCTTTTCTGAACTATCAGGCCAGCCGTGAGCGGGAGAGCGGAGGGGAAGCGCAGACGGAGGAGACTTTCACCGGGAAGTTAGGCTATGTGGATCACAGCGGCCTGTTCGAGAGTCCCGGCCTTTTCGGTTCAATGCTGATCCGTTACCCCGATGAGGACTCGGCTCTGGACGCGATGCGCGCCGGCGAGGTCGATTCCGTATATGTGATCGCTGCTGACTATCTGGATACGGGCAACGTGACGCGCTATATCCGTTCGGTGAGCATCAACAGCATGCAGGGGGATAGCTTCTTTCAGGCTTTCCTGATGGACCGGCTGCTGCAGGGCGTGGATCGCGATCTGGCGCTGCGGCTGCGCTCTGACATTGTGATTGTGGAGCATCAGGTCGCTGCCAGTGGGGAGGCGGCGGTAGCCCGCAGCGAGGATTCGTCCTTTGTGCTGGTGTACGTGTTTGCCCTGCTGCTGGCGATCGCCATCTTCTTCTCCGGCGGGTACCTGATGAGTAGCGTGATCTATGAGAAGGAGAGCCGCATGATGGAGATCATCCTCTCCTCAGTGCGGCCATTGCCGTTGCTGGCGGGCAAAGTGCTGGCTTCCGGCCTGCTGGGATTGATCCAGATCGTGGTCTGGGGGATTGTTGCGGTGTATGGTCTGAGGCAACTGGGCGCGATCATACCGTCGCTTTCCGATCTGGCTGTGGCGCCGGAGATGCTCGTGTGGGTACTACTGTACTTCATTGGCGGTTTCCTGCTGTTTGCCGGGGCGTATGCCGCTGTTGGAGCCATCGCCCCGTCCATGCGGGAAGGGCCGCAAATGGCGGTGGTATTCACCCTGCCGGCGATGCTACCCTACTACTTCCTGGCTATCTTTGCGGAAACGCCCAATGCCGTGCTGCCGGTGGTGTTGAGTCTGTTCCCGGTGACGGCGCCGGTGGGGATGGTGATGCGCCTGATGGTGACCACTGTGCCGCTCTGGCAGTTGTTGCTTGGCCTGGCGCTGCTGCTTCTGGCTGGTTTCGGGGCGATCTGGCTGGCCGGACGACTCTTCCGGGTACAGGTGCTGCTGTCCGGGCATCTGCCGCGCTGGCGTGACATTCCACAGCTGGTTCGCGAGCGTTAA
- a CDS encoding ABC transporter permease gives MRKIWLIARREYWYNFRRRSFLFTAFGVPLFTFVMMFVVFAISDTTFAGTGQLGNIGYVDQTGVLNEAVEKPEEYQAFADVESAQAALLDKRIGAYFVLPENFLKTGVAEAYTLESVPDGIEDQFADFVQANLARLAPPELPVERLRNPLDLTVIELDTGAELSSTDAFLGRFMSPLVFSLIFLMAVNTTSQFLMSGVVEEKESRMMEILITSCTPLEMLWGKVLGLGALGLTQVVLWGIGGALLIKSQPESAFLQSLYLDPGYLAIGLVYLVLGYFLVASIMAGIGAVVTAEQEGRQFASVITLAAVLPYLMIMLFMQNPNDAVPVALSLFPLTAPIAMLLRIPMGPVPGWQVILSIVLLAAACLLTVWVAAQIFRIGLLMYGKRLSLRELLNALRQGRRSMLTTSQEAG, from the coding sequence ATGCGTAAGATATGGCTGATTGCCCGGCGCGAATACTGGTACAACTTCCGCCGGCGTTCGTTCCTGTTCACGGCGTTCGGTGTCCCGCTGTTTACGTTTGTCATGATGTTCGTGGTTTTTGCGATCTCCGACACGACGTTTGCTGGCACCGGCCAGCTGGGAAACATCGGTTATGTGGATCAGACCGGTGTGTTGAACGAGGCGGTGGAAAAGCCGGAAGAGTATCAGGCGTTCGCTGATGTCGAATCGGCGCAGGCAGCCCTGCTGGATAAGCGCATTGGCGCGTATTTTGTGCTGCCGGAAAACTTCCTGAAAACAGGAGTGGCGGAAGCTTATACGCTGGAGAGCGTCCCCGATGGCATTGAAGACCAGTTCGCCGACTTTGTGCAGGCCAACCTGGCTCGCCTGGCGCCGCCGGAACTGCCGGTGGAACGCCTGCGCAACCCGCTGGACCTGACCGTAATTGAGCTGGATACCGGCGCGGAACTTTCCAGCACTGACGCCTTTCTGGGCCGTTTCATGTCGCCACTTGTCTTTAGCCTCATCTTTCTCATGGCGGTCAATACCACCTCTCAGTTCCTGATGTCCGGCGTGGTGGAGGAAAAAGAGAGCCGGATGATGGAGATCTTGATCACCAGTTGCACGCCGCTGGAGATGCTGTGGGGCAAGGTGCTGGGGCTGGGCGCGCTGGGGCTGACGCAGGTCGTTCTGTGGGGCATCGGCGGGGCGCTGCTGATCAAGAGCCAGCCGGAGAGTGCCTTTCTGCAATCGCTTTACCTGGATCCGGGCTACCTAGCAATCGGACTGGTCTACCTGGTGCTGGGTTACTTCCTGGTAGCCTCGATTATGGCTGGCATCGGCGCGGTAGTCACGGCAGAGCAGGAAGGCCGCCAGTTCGCCAGCGTGATCACGCTGGCGGCTGTGCTGCCGTATTTGATGATCATGCTATTCATGCAGAATCCCAATGACGCTGTGCCGGTTGCACTGTCGTTGTTCCCGCTGACAGCGCCGATCGCTATGTTGTTGCGTATACCCATGGGGCCGGTTCCGGGCTGGCAGGTGATCCTGAGTATCGTCCTGCTGGCAGCGGCCTGCCTCCTGACGGTGTGGGTGGCGGCGCAGATCTTCCGGATCGGGCTGCTGATGTACGGCAAACGTCTGTCGCTGCGGGAGTTGCTCAACGCGCTGCGGCAGGGGCGGCGGTCAATGCTGACAACGTCGCAGGAGGCTGGCTGA